One window of the Vicinamibacterales bacterium genome contains the following:
- a CDS encoding prolyl oligopeptidase family serine peptidase: MPNSILRRLLTVGLIAGTAACTTTAPPVAGPPATRTDAVVDTIQGETFPDPYRWLEAQDAAETREWLAAQGAYADRVLPRDDVRLALETRIRALSDRAEIGAPRRGGAFEYFTLRRVGEELASIVRRSVPDAAPGTGGRRDAIDPTAPYDVVVDPAPLSDDLTTRVEVTAVDRQGRHLLYGVRDGGQDEFALKIRDLGTGQDLPDHFPAALYSSVVLTTSGDGFYYSVRSRQTGARIRRHAWGTDPSSDPLVFGEGYGPTAFVSVLQSDDGAWLVFTVQHGWATTDVFALDLRAKGGTPFAVVEGADARFYPRFVNGELWMRTDLDAPRNRVVAVDLRRPARAAWRTVIAEQPEVIEDVSVIGDTLVAQVIDDGANRLITFTRKGERTGELAVPPRHSASIRGDGPGRALVTLESFDAPETTWRVDLATGTRVLDRGAEIPFDGSGMTVTRGDATSKDGTTVPVWVLHKTDLPRTGTTPTLLFGYGGFYAAQKPSFSPMAAAWVEHGGVYAMAVLRGGSEFGETWHRDGMLTNKQHVFDDFVAAAEWLVRERYTSPAALGIMGTSNGGLLVGAALTQRPDLFRAVLCGFPDVDILRFNQYTANNNMPALLEYGDAAIKAQFDAIKQYSPYQQVRAGTAYPAVMLSSGDRDTRVPPLAARKFTARLQASSISGRPVILRYHPKAGHAANRGLPFSRRVEDTAAEMAFMAKELGLPLPRPGA; this comes from the coding sequence ATGCCGAACTCGATTCTCCGGCGCCTGCTGACGGTGGGGCTCATCGCCGGCACGGCCGCGTGCACCACGACGGCGCCTCCGGTCGCAGGGCCCCCGGCCACGCGGACCGACGCCGTGGTGGACACGATCCAGGGCGAGACGTTCCCCGATCCGTATCGCTGGCTCGAGGCCCAGGACGCGGCGGAGACCCGCGAGTGGCTGGCGGCGCAGGGGGCCTACGCCGACCGCGTGCTGCCGCGTGACGACGTCCGTCTGGCGCTCGAGACGCGCATCCGCGCGCTCTCGGACCGTGCCGAGATCGGCGCGCCGCGGCGTGGGGGCGCGTTCGAGTACTTCACGCTGCGCCGGGTCGGCGAGGAGCTCGCGTCCATCGTCCGGCGGTCGGTGCCGGACGCGGCGCCGGGCACCGGAGGCCGCCGCGACGCGATCGATCCCACCGCCCCGTACGACGTGGTGGTGGATCCCGCGCCGCTCAGCGACGACCTGACGACGCGGGTGGAGGTGACGGCCGTGGACCGGCAGGGCCGCCACCTGCTGTACGGCGTGCGCGACGGCGGCCAGGACGAATTCGCGCTGAAGATCCGCGACCTCGGCACGGGCCAGGACCTGCCGGACCACTTCCCCGCCGCGCTGTACAGCAGCGTGGTGCTCACGACGAGCGGCGACGGCTTCTACTACAGCGTCCGATCGCGGCAGACGGGCGCCCGCATCCGCCGCCATGCCTGGGGCACGGACCCGTCGAGCGATCCGCTCGTGTTCGGCGAGGGCTACGGACCGACGGCGTTCGTCTCGGTGCTCCAGTCCGACGACGGGGCCTGGCTGGTCTTCACCGTCCAGCACGGGTGGGCGACGACGGACGTCTTCGCCCTGGACCTGAGGGCAAAGGGCGGCACGCCGTTCGCCGTGGTCGAAGGCGCCGACGCGCGCTTCTATCCGCGGTTCGTGAACGGCGAGCTGTGGATGCGGACGGACCTCGACGCCCCCAGGAACCGCGTGGTGGCCGTGGATCTCAGGCGCCCGGCGCGGGCCGCCTGGCGCACCGTGATCGCCGAGCAGCCAGAGGTGATCGAGGACGTCTCGGTCATCGGCGACACGCTCGTCGCCCAGGTGATCGACGACGGCGCCAACCGCCTGATCACGTTCACCCGGAAGGGCGAGCGCACGGGCGAGCTGGCCGTGCCGCCGCGGCACTCGGCGTCGATTCGCGGCGACGGCCCGGGCCGCGCCCTCGTCACGCTCGAGTCCTTCGATGCGCCCGAGACCACGTGGCGGGTCGATCTCGCGACGGGCACCCGCGTGCTCGACCGCGGAGCCGAGATCCCCTTCGACGGGTCGGGCATGACGGTGACCCGCGGCGACGCCACCTCGAAAGACGGCACGACGGTGCCGGTCTGGGTGCTGCACAAGACGGACCTGCCCCGCACCGGAACGACCCCGACGCTCCTCTTCGGCTACGGCGGGTTCTACGCGGCCCAGAAGCCGTCGTTCTCGCCGATGGCGGCCGCCTGGGTGGAACACGGCGGCGTGTACGCGATGGCGGTGCTGCGCGGCGGCAGCGAGTTCGGCGAGACGTGGCACCGCGACGGGATGCTCACGAACAAGCAGCACGTCTTCGACGACTTCGTGGCGGCCGCCGAGTGGCTCGTGCGCGAACGCTACACGAGTCCGGCGGCGCTCGGCATCATGGGGACCAGCAACGGCGGGCTGCTCGTGGGCGCCGCGCTCACGCAGCGGCCGGATCTCTTCCGCGCCGTGCTCTGCGGGTTCCCGGACGTGGACATCCTGCGCTTCAACCAGTACACGGCCAACAACAACATGCCGGCGCTGCTCGAGTACGGCGATGCCGCGATCAAGGCGCAGTTCGACGCCATCAAGCAGTACTCGCCGTACCAGCAGGTGCGCGCCGGCACGGCGTATCCCGCCGTGATGCTCTCCTCAGGCGACCGCGACACGCGCGTGCCGCCGCTGGCGGCGCGCAAGTTCACGGCGCGCCTGCAGGCCTCGTCGATCTCGGGGCGGCCCGTGATCCTGCGCTACCACCCGAAGGCCGGCCACGCCGCCAACCGCGGCCTTCCCTTCTCGCGCCGGGTCGAGGACACGGCCGCCGAGATGGCCTTCATGGCGAAGGAGCTGGGCCTGCCGCTCCCGCGGCCCGGCGCCTGA
- the bshB1 gene encoding bacillithiol biosynthesis deacetylase BshB1, with the protein MSLDLLAFGPHPDDLEIGMGGTIRRHVADGGRVGLCDLTAGDLGTNGTPDDRVREAEAARAVLGAEVRENFRWPDRGIGRVPDHLDQAVDCIRRHRPRTVAVPYWSDRHPDHVAASALLTEAVFNAGLRRYGSGEAWKADWICFYFINDDAPPTFVVDVSDHYDVKRRALDCHSTQFRPPDAETAATRLNTPLFRQLIESRDASFGARAGVRWAEGFVVREPVVRSGLLRRER; encoded by the coding sequence GTGAGCCTCGATCTCCTGGCCTTCGGGCCGCATCCCGACGATCTCGAAATCGGCATGGGCGGGACCATCCGCCGGCACGTCGCCGACGGCGGCCGGGTGGGGCTGTGCGATCTCACGGCCGGGGACCTGGGGACCAACGGCACGCCCGACGACCGGGTGCGGGAAGCCGAGGCGGCCCGCGCCGTGCTGGGCGCGGAGGTCCGCGAGAACTTCCGCTGGCCGGACCGCGGCATCGGACGGGTGCCGGATCATCTGGATCAGGCGGTGGACTGCATCCGCCGCCACCGCCCCCGCACCGTGGCCGTGCCGTACTGGTCCGACCGTCACCCCGATCACGTGGCGGCCAGCGCGCTGCTGACCGAGGCGGTCTTCAACGCCGGCCTGCGCCGCTACGGATCCGGCGAGGCCTGGAAGGCCGACTGGATCTGCTTCTACTTCATCAACGACGATGCCCCGCCCACGTTCGTGGTGGACGTCTCGGATCACTACGACGTGAAGCGCCGGGCCCTCGACTGCCACAGCACCCAGTTCCGTCCGCCCGATGCCGAGACCGCCGCCACGCGGCTGAACACGCCGCTCTTCCGTCAGCTCATCGAGAGCCGCGACGCGAGCTTCGGCGCCCGCGCGGGGGTCCGCTGGGCCGAGGGCTTCGTCGTGCGCGAGCCCGTCGTCCGGTCCGGCCTGCTGAGGCGCGAGCGATGA